The following are encoded in a window of Danio aesculapii chromosome 12, fDanAes4.1, whole genome shotgun sequence genomic DNA:
- the znf668 gene encoding zinc finger protein 668, translated as MASPQPGIPSTTEQYTPPPYESEPSKELDNVAEQATRRRGKGRPPKSLHTFKCSSCQEVFTSPSALQSHKLSVHGKDKQQQYTCGKCTKMFSTRAQLSKHQRSHSPQRPFQCLQCHKAYKTPTELRNHSRSHTGEKPFVCLDCGKAFMQAICLRIHMTQHSGERPHSCPLCSKSYPTLSKLKVHQRSHTGEKPYFCVECGKSFADPSVYRKHRRNHLGHRPYSCAQCGKTYTELKDLKNHERSHTGEKPYLCSDCGKAFSRSSSLACHLRIHSKSKPYQCEQCGKGFTQLSSYQSHLRTHSGEKPFLCPQCGKMFSDPSSFRRHQRAHQGFKPYPCDKCTKRFRQPADLAVHQRVHSGQRPYKCQRCDKAFVASWDLRRHMLVHSGLRPFACTECGKSFTERSSLNKHRRVHSGERPYKCQLCFKSFVVSSSLRKHERTHLSERPIQVHVTPESAPMFPTTLPQFSCSHCDMIFGTWEEVQAHTSLHTISPPSDPSVLAVPVDPHVCVTCQTEFVNLADLQAHEKLHPKPRPHICDQCGKGFLNKAGLRKHQRIHSSSRPHSCNVCGKAFLFAAYLRKHLRTHRDTESSPSLPQTDMAHTQPLPSPPSAASPSGSEPTAISLTVPVTFQTIPAHVYIDKEDGL; from the coding sequence ATGGCTTCACCCCAACCAGGTATCCCATCAACAACAGAGCAATATACTCCACCACCATATGAATCTGAGCCCAGTAAAGAACTAGACAATGTGGCAGAACAAGCTACAAGAAGGAGAGGCAAAGGGAGACcaccaaaatctttacacacttTTAAGTGCTCGAGCTGTCAGGAGGTCTTTACCAGCCCTTCGGCCTTACAGAGCCACAAGCTGTCAGTACATGGTAAAGACAAACAGCAGCAATACACCTGTGGTAAATGCACTAAGATGTTCTCTACCCGAGCGCAGCTTTCTAAGCATCAGCGCTCCCATTCACCTCAGCGTCCATTTCAGTGCCTGCAGTGTCATAAGGCTTATAAGACTCCAACGGAATTACGCAACCACAGCCGTTCGCACACTGGGGAGAAACCATTtgtttgtttggactgtggcAAGGCATTTATGCAGGCCATTTGCCTGCGTATCCACATGACACAGCACAGCGGCGAGAGGCCTCACTCGTGCCCTCTCTGTTCCAAGAGTTATCCCACACTTTCCAAACTCAAAGTGCACCAACGGTCCCACACCGGTGAGAAGCCTTACTTTTGTGtagagtgtgggaagagttttgcaGACCCTTCAGTTTACCGCAAGCATCGGCGTAATCATCTAGGCCACCGGCCATATTCCTGTGCCCAGTGTGGTAAAACATACACAGAGCTGAAGGACTTGAAAAATCATGAGCGTTCACACACAGGTGAGAAACCTTACCTGTGCTCGGACTGCGGCAAAGCCTTCTCCCGATCCTCATCATTGGCGTGCCACTTGCGAATTCACTCCAAAAGCAAGCCGTACCAGTGTGAGCAGTGTGGAAAAGGTTTTACTCAACTGTCCTCATACCAGTCTCACCTTCGCACCCACTCTGGTGAAAAACCATTCTTGTGCCCACAGTGTGGTAAGATGTTCTCAGATCCCTCTAGTTTCCGCAGACACCAACGGGCACATCAAGGATTCAAGCCATACCCTTGCGACAAGTGCACTAAGAGGTTTCGGCAACCAGCGGATCTTGCTGTGCATCAACGCGTGCACTCCGGCCAGCGACCCTATAAATGCCAACGTTGTGATAAAGCTTTTGTAGCTTCTTGGGACCTTCGGCGCCACATGCTAGTGCATTCCGGACTGCGTCCCTTTGCTTGCACCGAGTGTGGCAAGTCTTTTACAGAGCGTTCCAGCCTGAACAAACACAGAAGGGTGCATTCAGGAGAGCGTCCATACAAATGCCAGCTTTGCTTCAAGTCATTTGTTGTGTCTTCAAGTTTGCGCAAGCATGAGAGGACACACTTATCCGAGAGGCCGATACAAGTTCATGTCACTCCAGAATCAGCTCCAATGTTTCCCACTACCCTTCCCCAGTTTTCCTGCTCTCACTGTGATATGATATTTGGGACATGGGAGGAGGTGCAGGCCCACACCAGCCTTCACACCATCTCTCCCCCATCTGATCCTTCAGTTTTGGCTGTACCTGTTGACCCACATGTATGTGTGACTTGCCAGACAGAGTTTGTTAATCTGGCTGATCTGCAGGCACACGAGAAACTGCATCCCAAGCCTCGACCCCACATTTGTGACCAGTGCGGAAAAGGTTTTCTGAATAAAGCTGGTCTTCGTAAACACCAGCGTATCCACTCAAGTAGTCGGCCACATAGTTGCAATGTTTGCGGAAAGGCTTTTCTTTTTGCTGCCTATCTACGCAAGCACTTACGCACCCACCGTGACACAGAGTCCTCACCGTCTCTGCCTCAGACAGACATGGCACACACCCAACCCTTGCCATCCCCACCAAGTGCTGCATCACCTTCGGGATCTGAACCCACTGCTATTTCCCTTACTGTTCCTGTTACCTTTCAGACAATACCTGCCCATGTGTATATAGACAAAGAAGATGGGCTCTGA
- the gjz1 gene encoding gap junction beta-3 protein: MAAIVTGLIPILRTAVDSTATYKGRTMWFGLLCIRLVTVFLAQFPWKSISEDFHCNTSSPYCTKACFNKHFDSSIVMAWHFIFILLVLSVLLMELFSSHLRSSFQKKKEREIASQSEQGGVTDPTVTIGGRMMIDLHKSKSSVMVYLFCVMLRIAVELLFVYVLLSWVLPKLNEEPHICEAHTFDGCSVQQCVVRGIAEKKMSVYALLFASALVIITSSLFCFYSVAHYLCDG, translated from the coding sequence ATGGCAGCTATAGTCACCGGGCTAATCCCAATTCTCCGTACTGCGGTGGACTCCACTGCCACTTATAAAGGTCGCACCATGTGGTTCGGCTTGCTCTGCATCCGTCTAGTAACTGTCTTTTTGGCTCAATTTCCATGGAAAAGTATAAGTGAGGATTTCCACTGTAACACCTCCTCACCATACTGCACTAAAGCTTGCTTCAATAAACACTTTGACAGTTCTATAGTGATGGCTTGgcatttcatcttcatcctccttgTGCTCTCCGTCCTTCTCATGGAGCTGTTTTCCTCCCATCTTCGGTCTTCCTTCCAGAAGAAGAAGGAGAGAGAAATTGCATCTCAAAGCGAGCAGGGAGGTGTCACTGATCCTACTGTAACTATAGGCGGCAGGATGATGATAGATCTCCACAAGAGCAAAAGCAGTGTGATGGTTTATTTGTTCTGTGTGATGCTGCGGATTGCAGTGGAGCTTTTGTTTGTCTATGTCTTGCTTTCCTGGGTTCTACCCAAATTGAACGAAGAGCCACACATTTGTGAAGCACATACATTTGATGGCTGTTCAGTACAGCAGTGCGTGGTCCGAGGaatagctgaaaagaaaatgtctgTATATGCTCTACTGTTTGCATCTGCTTTGGTTATTATTACAAGCAGCTTGTTCTGTTTCTACTCAGTAGCCCACTATCTCTGTGATGGTTAA